The proteins below come from a single Candidozyma auris chromosome 3, complete sequence genomic window:
- a CDS encoding histidine phosphatase family protein — protein MVAISQIINNGLLLTSQSVFQDVATPHQASTEQYNLVKYLGGAGPYIQHPGFGISTDIPDQCKLEQIHLLSRHGERYPSKNKGKEFEELYQKFQNYGKPFVGELAFLNNYEYFVTDKNYYEKETTPFNSEGPYAGTTDALSHGAAFRSKYSDVFDSEDKLTVFTSNSGRCHVTARYFARGFLGDDFNDEKVDFAVIAEEDKFGANSLTPVVSCKNYHSGANNEFVKQFDTSYLSAAAARITKGNDGFSLSEKEVDRLIAWCAYEINAKGYSPFCNLFTNDELVRNSYASDLSYYYSNGPGNNLTATIGAPFLKATLDYLKEENPPQKVVLAFTHDTNIEQFHSALGIVAPDQPLPNDYIPFPVPYAHTQIVPMGARLYTEKYKCGNDSYVRYVVNDAVVPIKHCQNGPGFSCKLSDYENYINSRLEGKDYATQCGAQNVPDKVTFLWDYNQTNYSAPDIDS, from the coding sequence ATGGTTGCCATCtctcaaatcatcaacaacggCTTACTTCTCACCTCCCAGCTGGTGTTCCAGGACGTAGCCACGCCTCACCAGGCGTCGACAGAGCAGTACAACTTGGTCAAGTACTTGGGGGGCGCCGGGCCATACATCCAGCATCCGGGGTTCGGGATTCTGACCGACATTCCCGACCAGTGCAAGTTGGAGCAGATCCACTTGTTGCTGAGACACGGTGAGAGGTACCCTTCCAAGAACAAAGGgaaggagtttgaggagCTCTATCAAAAGTTCCAAAATTATGGCAAGCCTTTTGTGGGGGAATTGGCCTTTCTCAACAACTACGAGTACTTTGTCACCGACAAGAACTACTACGAGAAGGAGACGACTCCATTCAACTCAGAGGGGCCATACGCTGGTACTACTGATGCATTGAGCCACGGTGCAGCGTTTAGACTGAAATATTCAGACGTGTTTGACTCCGAGGACAAGTTGACCGTGTTCACGTCCAACTCAGGCAGATGCCATGTCACTGCTCGCTACTTTGCCAGAGGATTCTTGGGAGATGACTTCAACGATGAGAAGGTGGACTTTGCTGTGATTGCCGAGGAAGACAAGTTTGGCGCCAATTCGTTGACTCCTGTCGTTTCGTGCAAGAACTATCACTCTGGCGCCAACAACGAGTTTGTCAAGCAGTTCGACACTTCGTACTTGAGCGCGGCCGCTGCTAGAATCACCAAAGGCAACGACGGCTTTTCTTTGAGCGAGAAGGAAGTGGACCGCCTTATTGCGTGGTGTGCTTACGAGATCAACGCCAAGGGCTACTCTCCCTTCTGcaacttgttcaccaaCGATGAGCTCGTCAGAAACTCGTATGCGCTGGACTTGAGCTACTACTACAGCAACGGCCCAGGCAACAACCTCACGGCAACTATTGGCGCTCCTTTCTTGAAGGCCACGTTGGACtacttgaaggaagagaacCCTCCACAAAAAGTTGTTTTGGCATTCACTCACGATACCAACATTGAGCAGTTTCACTCTGCCCTCGGTATTGTGGCTCCAGACCAGCCTTTGCCGAACGACTACATCCCTTTCCCCGTACCTTATGCCCACACCCAGATCGTGCCCATGGGAGCTAGATTGTACACAGAGAAGTATAAGTGTGGCAACGACAGCTACGTGAGGTACGTGGTTAACGACGCTGTGGTGCCCATCAAGCACTGCCAGAACGGGCCAGGTTTCTCGTGCAAGCTTTCTGATTACGAGAATTATATCAATTCTAGATTGGAGGGCAAAGACTATGCGACCCAGTGTGGCGCCCAAAACGTTCCTGACAAGGTGACTTTCTTGTGGGACTATA
- a CDS encoding tetratricopeptide repeat-containing protein EMW1 produces the protein MMNELGILLSQLLLLVPENKLLKPKYSDLHSVHQIIGTILGGTSPSWTLEQLQSFVQIPEAKAVLADLESRGLKQTLIKFADVIVNSQDPLLLQLWAVALLQTFIQANFTGPEIGFSSRNEIFPDTNEEFLQKEAVKLLTIEGKVAYDLMNEPLLILLALTVFERLMGVSGASLIGKSPDASLETLSEQTVAAVQKLGSSPVTASLVWWRARALQVHLSVLSEPSDALASITSLLLQQPIVNWLVGTGSCDAELQKHVQLIYLLENARNGIHAQTEHLAQPFLKKAAEVSQLQFALTGAKAKRTKFQTFHTAQLILLAKSAESNVFGTDAKNEAPESFELNSDLLLEKPEFESLADVDMRDDQANKKIKVDLQEPASDDSGDHRLFPVALASEVPEGLKSLDPNSQPALNDLDNIQLLLRLTTLKQTTPSGNTLVDEELAAVVDRIVYASGSNVNWLVFGRALWERSVLETGKARTVERGILQMTSLVEEIGIKIKSRVLPQAEDQTSASVASRLRFVHQLPLMASWSLDAKLAEKYMSLGVLKSAIAIYERLGMPVEAALCYAAVEEENVAERILLERVATHPEDARAFSILGDIKQDKSLWEKAWEIGRYPKAKASLARYYYNKRELASAIEHMHECLSVSPLSYENWFFYGCMGLETNSFELAAEAFTRCVSLDDTNSHAWSNLASALLKLDKDKQAFSALKKALQQGEGASRSWRIYENYLTVAAKLGEWNDVLHAAKELISIRKESGKETVVDLPVIETLAQILMEEPFPTSEKERITHFQKSCIDLVCNILPSVITHSARCWRIVSKVELWRHRPWAALECHEKAFRATSQNPELGSDEKVWTDAVEACSDLVSAYESLGEMPGKHGADDVVCKDWKYKARTAVRSLMSKGKSMWEGSEGWEQLISMRDDLKN, from the coding sequence atgatgaacGAATTGGGGATTCTTCTCTCGCAGCTCTTGTTGCTAGTTCCCGAAAACAAACTCCTAAAACCGAAGTACCTGGACTTGCACTCAGTGCACCAAATCATCGGCACTATTCTCGGAGGCACATCACCTTCGTGGACGCTTGAACAGTTGCAACTGTTTGTTCAAATTCCCGAGGCGAAAGCAGTTCTTGCAGACCTCGAGTCACGGGGCCTCAAGCAGACATTAATTAAATTTGCTGACGTTATTGTCAACTCACAAGACCCTCTTCTCCTTCAGCTCTGGGCAGTAGCACTTCTACAGACATTCATCCAAGCAAACTTTACAGGGCCAGAGATTGGCTTCAGCTCGAGGAACGAAATCTTTCCAGATACAAATGAGGAGTTcttacaaaaagaagcagttAAATTGCTCACCATCGAGGGCAAAGTCGCCTATGACTTGATGAACGAGCCGCTTTTGATTCTCCTAGCATTGACCGTCTTTGAGCGCCTCATGGGTGTTTCTGGAGCATCCCTCATTGGAAAATCTCCAGATGCATCTTTAGAGACCCTTTCGGAACAAACAGTGGCAGCTGTGCAGAAATTGGGCAGTTCGCCAGTGACAGCGTCCTTAGTATGGTGGAGGGCCAGGGCGTTGCAGGTGCACCTTTCTGTGCTTTCCGAGCCATCTGATGCGTTGGCGCTGATTACCTCGCTCTTGTTACAGCAGCCTATTGTCAATTGGCTTGTGGGAACAGGATCGTGTGATGCGGAGTTACAAAAACATGTTCAGTTGATCTATCTCTTGGAAAATGCTAGGAATGGGATCCACGCCCAAACAGAGCACTTGGCGCAGCcgtttttgaagaaagctgctGAGGTGTCGCAGTTGCAGTTTGCATTGACGGGTGCAAAGGCTAAGAGAACGAAATTCCAAACTTTTCACACGGCCCAGTTAATTCTTTTGGCAAAATCTGCCGAAAGCAACGTTTTCGGTACGGATGCAAAGAACGAAGCGCCAGAACTGTTTGAGCTTAACTCAGACTTGCTCTTAGAAAAGCCAGAATTCGAATCTCTCGCAGATGTGGATATGAGGGACGACCAGGCtaacaagaagatcaaagtAGACTTGCAAGAGCCGGCATCCGACGATTCTGGGGATCACCGCTTGTTTCCCGTGGCATTGGCTTCCGAGGTGCCTGAAGGCCTCAAGAGCCTTGATCCAAATAGCCAGCCGGCGCTCAACGATCTCGATAACAtccagcttcttcttcgtctcaCCACTTTGAAGCAAACAACCCCGTCAGGAAATACTTTGGTGGATGAGGAGCTTGCTGCTGTGGTGGATAGAATCGTGTACGCCTCTGGCTCCAACGTCAATTGGCTAGTATTTGGCAGAGCTCTCTGGGAACGTTCTGTTCTCGAAACAGGTAAAGCACGCACAGTGGAGAGAGGCATCTTGCAAATGACTTCTTTGGTTGAGGAAATCGGTATCAAGATTAAGTCTAGGGTCTTGCCCCAGGCCGAGGACCAGACTCTGGCCTCGGTGGCTTCGAGACTCAGATTCGTACACCAATTGCCCTTGATGGCCCTGTGGTCTTTGGACGCCAAACTTGCTGAGAAGTACATGTCTTTGGGAGTACTCAAGCTGGCCATTGCCATCTATGAGCGTCTTGGGATGCCCGTGGAGGCAGCACTTTGCTACGCTGCAGTCGAGGAGGAAAACGTTGCAGAGAGGATTTTGCTAGAGAGAGTGGCCACTCACCCAGAGGACGCCAGGGCATTCAGTATCCTCGGTGATATCAAGCAAGACAAATCTCTCTGGGAGAAAGCTTGGGAAATTGGCAGGTACCCCAAGGCGAAGGCGTCACTTGCTCGCTACTACTACAATAAAAGAGAGTTGGCCCTGGCCATCGAGCACATGCACGAATGCCTTTCTGTGAGTCCACTTTCCTACGAAAACTGGTTCTTCTACGGGTGCATGGGTCTTGAAACCAACCTGTTTGAGTTGGCAGCTGAAGCATTCACCAGATGTGTTTCATTGGACGATACAAACTCTCATGCCTGGTCCAACTTGGCCAGTGCTCTCTTGAAGCTTGACAAGGATAAGCAGGCGTTCAGCGCCTTGAAAAAAGCATTGCAGCAGGGAGAGGGCGCTTCGAGGTCATGGAGGATTTACGAAAACTACCTCACGGTAGCTGCTAAATTGGGTGAGTGGAACGATGTGTTGCATGCTGCCAAAGAGCTCATTTCAATCAGAAAAGAATCTGGCAAGGAGACCGTGGTGGACTTGCCCGTAATTGAGACGCTAGCACAGATTCTCATGGAAGAACCTTTCCCCACGAGtgaaaaggaaagaatcACCCATTTCCAAAAATCTTGCATTGACCTCGTGTGCAACATCTTGCCCAGCGTTATAACACACTCAGCGAGATGTTGGCGGATCGTCTCCAAAGTGGAGCTTTGGCGTCACAGGCCGTGGGCTGCTCTTGAGTGCCATGAGAAGGCTTTCAGAGCAACATCGCAAAACCCCGAGCTTGGTTCCGATGAGAAGGTGTGGACGGACGCAGTGGAGGCATGCTCTGACTTGGTTTCTGCGTACGAGTCTCTTGGAGAAATGCCCGGTAAGCACGGTGCTGACGATGTGGTGTGCAAGGACTGGAAGTATAAGGCCAGAACGGCGGTCAGATCGCTCATGTCGAAGGGAAAGAGCATGTGGGAAGGCTCCGAGGGATGGGAGCAGCTCATCAGTATGAGagacgacttgaagaactaA